A region from the Vicia villosa cultivar HV-30 ecotype Madison, WI linkage group LG3, Vvil1.0, whole genome shotgun sequence genome encodes:
- the LOC131661085 gene encoding uncharacterized protein LOC131661085 isoform X2 has translation MAVQAQTLKVYPSSTRLQFYYPHSNFNQPRFSSFSFRSPRLQPISCSASNVKPNKHSPSSSTKNKNLNNNHNNKKNNNKSGAEASDSNSASDSPPPHIPTQLPRPPTGFVVDDTGKLLTANNNDRIATLVDPANNLPLKCVIRRVFTSSEGEECLLLSPLDMPVYVLQSTGDGWSEVSYEELEPLLPAAAFALAKLRIHLVYSGYCYTARGSLFYSEEDVFEFHAEGKGGGLATEGVKLTRFNEDGAHYMIYTPSDPLVFVAVKDQNGMLQIADEELLEDPAVISAKDEETEFNALVVEEEAALLDSLLD, from the exons atggcGGTACAGGCACAAACCTTGAAGGTTTATCCCTCTTCCACGAGACTTCAATTTTACTATCCTCATTCCAATTTCAATCAACCACGCTTCTCATCGTTCTCGTTTCGAAGTCCTCGCCTCCAACCTATCAGCTGTAGCGCCTCCAATGTCAAACCAAACAAGCATTCTCCTTCCTCATCCACCAAAAACAAAAACctaaacaacaaccacaacaacaagaAGAATAACAACAAGAGTGGCGCGGAAGCTAGTGATTCCAATTCCGCTTCCGATTCTCCTCCGCCTCACATTCCTACGCAACTCCCCCGTCCACCGACTGGTTTTGTTGTAGACGATACCGGCAAGCTTCTCACAGCTAACAACAATGACCGAATTGCCACACTT GTTGATCCTGCAAACAATCTACCTTTGAAGTGTGTGATAAGGAGAGTCTTCACCAGTTCTGAAGGAGAGGAATGTTTGTTGCTATCCCCACTTGACAT GCCTGTCTATGTATTACAGAGCACAGGTGATGGATGGTCAGAA GTCAGTTACGAGGAGCTTGAACCTCTTCTACCTGCTGCTGCTTTCGCACTTGCCAAATTACGCATTCATCTGGTCTATAGTGG ATACTGTTATACAGCTCGTGGTAGTTTATTTTACTCAGAAGAAGACGTATTTGAGTTTCATGCAG AGGGTAAAGGCGGTGGCTTGGCAACCGAGGGTGTAAAACTCACACGCTTCAATGAG GATGGAGCACACTACATGATATATACACCATCTGACCCACTTGTTTTTGTTGCTGTGAAG GATCAAAATGGAATGCTACAAATTGCTGACGAG GAACTGCTTGAAGATCCTGCTGTCATTAGCGCCAAAGATGAAGAGACAGAATTTAATGCCTTGGTGGTG GAGGAAGAAGCTGCACTCCTTGACTCACTGTTGGATTGA
- the LOC131661085 gene encoding uncharacterized protein LOC131661085 isoform X1 has product MAVQAQTLKVYPSSTRLQFYYPHSNFNQPRFSSFSFRSPRLQPISCSASNVKPNKHSPSSSTKNKNLNNNHNNKKNNNKSGAEASDSNSASDSPPPHIPTQLPRPPTGFVVDDTGKLLTANNNDRIATLVDPANNLPLKCVIRRVFTSSEGEECLLLSPLDMPVYVLQSTGDGWSEVSYEELEPLLPAAAFALAKLRIHLVYSGYCYTARGSLFYSEEDVFEFHAEGKGGGLATEGVKLTRFNEDGAHYMIYTPSDPLVFVAVKNANVNLWGMRNRCSLVKHKFILSLCRIKMECYKLLTRNCLKILLSLAPKMKRQNLMPWWWRKKLHSLTHCWIEDNHLYSLQ; this is encoded by the exons atggcGGTACAGGCACAAACCTTGAAGGTTTATCCCTCTTCCACGAGACTTCAATTTTACTATCCTCATTCCAATTTCAATCAACCACGCTTCTCATCGTTCTCGTTTCGAAGTCCTCGCCTCCAACCTATCAGCTGTAGCGCCTCCAATGTCAAACCAAACAAGCATTCTCCTTCCTCATCCACCAAAAACAAAAACctaaacaacaaccacaacaacaagaAGAATAACAACAAGAGTGGCGCGGAAGCTAGTGATTCCAATTCCGCTTCCGATTCTCCTCCGCCTCACATTCCTACGCAACTCCCCCGTCCACCGACTGGTTTTGTTGTAGACGATACCGGCAAGCTTCTCACAGCTAACAACAATGACCGAATTGCCACACTT GTTGATCCTGCAAACAATCTACCTTTGAAGTGTGTGATAAGGAGAGTCTTCACCAGTTCTGAAGGAGAGGAATGTTTGTTGCTATCCCCACTTGACAT GCCTGTCTATGTATTACAGAGCACAGGTGATGGATGGTCAGAA GTCAGTTACGAGGAGCTTGAACCTCTTCTACCTGCTGCTGCTTTCGCACTTGCCAAATTACGCATTCATCTGGTCTATAGTGG ATACTGTTATACAGCTCGTGGTAGTTTATTTTACTCAGAAGAAGACGTATTTGAGTTTCATGCAG AGGGTAAAGGCGGTGGCTTGGCAACCGAGGGTGTAAAACTCACACGCTTCAATGAG GATGGAGCACACTACATGATATATACACCATCTGACCCACTTGTTTTTGTTGCTGTGAAG AATGCCAATGTGAATTTAT GGGGCATGAGAAACCGGTGTTCTTTAGTGAAACACAAATTTATCCTTTCCTTGTGCAGGATCAAAATGGAATGCTACAAATTGCTGACGAG GAACTGCTTGAAGATCCTGCTGTCATTAGCGCCAAAGATGAAGAGACAGAATTTAATGCCTTGGTGGTG GAGGAAGAAGCTGCACTCCTTGACTCACTGTTGGATTGAAGATAACCATCTATACTCATTGCAATAG